The following proteins are co-located in the Maridesulfovibrio sp. genome:
- a CDS encoding methyl-accepting chemotaxis protein: protein MSIRKQFIAGCVVFSIALTVSIMWLVSDYARETLMDQFRSKAEIMLHTMKAVRKHTGAVIRPKATEVLPENMFVPELQSTSFTANGVFGRIPDLYRHELLFKTASTKPRNPDNLATTDEASIIEELDAMARAGKRPFIEEIRNINGIESFIVAEGEANKPDCMECHGDPKDAPQSMKNRYPVKNDMGYYRKPGRIECAMISSIPLAAMTAASNQALGTVVFMGCIFIAVTLGFLLFGLNLIFSPVSRITDIAKDIASGDLNRASVSIRKMKNMAEGKFFAGRIIRSGNEIGNLVTSFETMISGLSELIGEVQSSGDNVSVAGNKIRSTAEHIDSAVNRQAASTNEVTATSRLISKTSKELVEVMADVANSASESAHMAEALQGNIERREKSLIRLVNSTDSVASRLAAIDEKASRINHIVTTIARIADQTNLLSLNAAIEAEKAGQFGQGFSVVAREMRRLADQTVIAAEDIELMVRDMQTAVSSGVMEMETFNHEVRSSVDEVEQMSTDLGQIVEQVRVLKPRFVDVSRSMGDQADSAKQISDAMSDLSDSAAGTTEYLEDFKRTVASLNYTVQSLTGAVDGFQTVEDDFFKATDEKEGTTKAETEPNSDN, encoded by the coding sequence ATGAGTATCCGCAAACAGTTCATAGCCGGATGTGTGGTTTTCAGCATAGCTTTGACCGTGTCCATAATGTGGTTGGTGTCAGATTATGCCCGTGAGACACTGATGGACCAGTTCCGGTCCAAGGCCGAAATCATGCTCCATACCATGAAGGCAGTGCGAAAGCATACCGGGGCGGTGATCCGTCCCAAGGCTACTGAAGTTCTGCCTGAAAACATGTTTGTGCCAGAGTTGCAGTCCACCTCTTTCACCGCCAACGGAGTCTTCGGGCGTATTCCTGATCTTTACAGGCACGAGTTGCTTTTCAAGACTGCATCCACCAAGCCCCGCAACCCGGACAATCTGGCTACGACTGATGAGGCAAGCATTATTGAGGAGCTTGATGCTATGGCCCGGGCCGGTAAAAGGCCGTTCATCGAGGAGATCCGTAATATCAATGGTATTGAGTCCTTCATTGTGGCTGAAGGGGAGGCCAACAAGCCTGACTGCATGGAGTGTCATGGCGATCCCAAAGACGCTCCCCAGTCCATGAAAAACAGATATCCGGTTAAAAATGATATGGGCTACTACCGTAAGCCGGGACGTATTGAATGTGCCATGATTTCATCCATCCCTTTGGCTGCTATGACCGCTGCATCCAATCAGGCTCTAGGAACAGTTGTCTTTATGGGCTGCATTTTCATTGCTGTAACCCTCGGTTTTCTTCTCTTTGGATTGAACCTTATTTTCAGCCCGGTTTCCCGCATAACCGACATTGCCAAAGATATTGCCTCCGGGGATTTGAATAGAGCCAGTGTCTCTATCCGCAAGATGAAGAATATGGCTGAAGGTAAATTTTTTGCGGGCAGGATCATTCGTTCGGGCAATGAAATCGGTAATCTGGTTACTTCTTTTGAGACTATGATTTCAGGTTTGTCAGAACTGATCGGAGAAGTTCAGTCTTCGGGTGATAATGTTTCTGTGGCCGGAAATAAGATCAGGTCTACAGCTGAGCATATTGATTCGGCGGTAAACAGGCAGGCAGCTTCCACCAATGAGGTAACTGCAACCAGTCGCCTGATCAGTAAGACTTCCAAGGAATTGGTGGAAGTGATGGCTGATGTTGCCAATAGCGCCAGCGAATCTGCCCACATGGCCGAGGCCCTGCAGGGCAATATCGAACGGCGCGAGAAATCCTTGATCAGGCTTGTTAATTCAACTGACAGTGTTGCTTCACGCTTGGCAGCTATTGATGAAAAGGCCAGCAGGATCAACCATATCGTGACAACTATCGCCAGAATCGCCGACCAGACAAACCTGCTCTCCCTCAATGCAGCCATTGAAGCGGAAAAAGCAGGACAGTTCGGTCAGGGATTTTCCGTGGTTGCCCGTGAAATGCGCAGGCTGGCAGATCAGACGGTTATTGCCGCTGAAGATATCGAGCTCATGGTCAGGGATATGCAAACCGCGGTCAGCTCCGGAGTCATGGAGATGGAGACTTTTAATCATGAAGTCCGCTCCAGTGTTGATGAAGTGGAGCAGATGAGTACCGATCTTGGTCAGATTGTGGAGCAGGTCCGGGTACTTAAACCCCGTTTCGTAGATGTCTCCCGCTCCATGGGCGATCAGGCTGACAGTGCGAAGCAGATCAGTGATGCCATGTCGGATTTAAGTGACTCTGCTGCCGGAACCACTGAATATCTTGAGGATTTCAAGCGAACCGTGGCTAGTTTGAATTATACCGTTCAGAGTTTGACCGGTGCGGTTGACGGTTTCCAGACTGTTGAAGATGATTTCTTCAAAGCTACGGATGAAAAAGAAGGCACAACCAAGGCAGAAACCGAACCGAATTCGGATAATTAA
- the argS gene encoding arginine--tRNA ligase, whose product MKAKQHLEKVLGSILEAKGWEWPEKAVIEPPKDKKFGDMSANIAMMLSKQAKMNPRAIAETIQSELDGDKYIEKVDIAGPGFLNFTFSNSFWQDLVPEVLAKGADYGRSEIGKGTKIQVEYVSANPTGPLHIGHGRGAALGDCLVRILEFTGYDVEAEYYVNDAGRQMLILGTSIWVRLQQSQGRDIADPEDFYKGDYIKDLAAEVLERNPGILGMSDDEAIAICREYGKDEILEGIKKDLAAFDVRHDVWFSEKSLVSANKVEETFADLKARGMAYEQDGALWFKSTELGDDKDRVLRKSNGDLTYFASDIAYHDDKYKRGFDIVVDIWGADHHGYVPRMQAAVEALGKKGQLDVILVQLVNLLRGGEQIAMSTRAGEFETLEDVVNEVGRDASRFMFLSRKSDSHLDFDLELVKQKTMDNPVYYVQYAHARICSVMRKAADQGIAVPAIDAAPLSALTNAEELNLMKLMDQFADVAENAGKNMSPHVISYYLRDLASALHRFYSMHHILSAEEDVIAARLVLLQAVARTLANGLSLLGVSAPESM is encoded by the coding sequence ATGAAAGCTAAACAACACCTTGAAAAGGTACTCGGTTCCATTCTCGAAGCCAAGGGCTGGGAATGGCCGGAGAAGGCCGTTATCGAGCCTCCCAAAGATAAAAAATTCGGCGACATGTCCGCAAACATCGCCATGATGCTCTCCAAGCAGGCTAAGATGAACCCCCGCGCCATCGCGGAAACCATTCAGTCCGAGCTGGACGGAGACAAATACATCGAGAAAGTTGATATCGCCGGACCGGGCTTCCTAAACTTCACTTTTTCCAATTCCTTCTGGCAGGACCTCGTTCCCGAAGTACTGGCCAAAGGCGCGGACTACGGCCGCAGCGAAATCGGCAAGGGCACCAAAATTCAGGTGGAATACGTTTCCGCCAACCCCACCGGACCGCTGCACATCGGTCACGGTCGCGGTGCCGCCCTCGGAGACTGCCTTGTACGCATCCTCGAATTCACCGGATATGACGTGGAAGCAGAATACTACGTCAACGATGCCGGCCGCCAGATGCTCATCCTCGGCACCTCTATCTGGGTCCGCCTGCAGCAGTCTCAGGGCCGCGACATTGCTGATCCCGAAGATTTCTATAAAGGTGATTACATCAAGGATCTCGCCGCAGAAGTACTGGAACGCAATCCCGGCATCCTCGGCATGAGCGATGACGAAGCCATCGCCATCTGCCGCGAATACGGTAAAGATGAAATTCTTGAAGGCATCAAGAAAGACCTCGCTGCCTTTGATGTACGCCACGATGTATGGTTCTCCGAAAAAAGCCTCGTAAGCGCCAACAAGGTTGAAGAAACCTTTGCCGACCTCAAAGCTCGCGGCATGGCTTACGAACAGGACGGCGCACTCTGGTTCAAATCCACCGAACTGGGTGACGACAAGGACCGCGTTCTGCGCAAGTCCAACGGGGACCTGACCTATTTCGCTTCCGACATCGCCTACCACGATGACAAATACAAACGCGGATTTGATATTGTCGTCGATATCTGGGGAGCAGACCATCACGGTTACGTACCCCGCATGCAGGCCGCAGTGGAAGCCCTCGGCAAGAAAGGACAGCTTGATGTAATCCTCGTACAGCTGGTTAACCTGCTGCGCGGCGGTGAGCAGATTGCCATGTCCACCCGTGCCGGCGAATTTGAAACCCTCGAAGACGTGGTTAACGAAGTAGGCCGCGACGCATCCCGCTTCATGTTCCTCTCCAGAAAGAGCGACAGCCACCTCGACTTCGACCTTGAACTGGTCAAACAGAAGACCATGGACAACCCGGTCTACTACGTACAGTACGCACACGCGCGTATCTGCTCCGTAATGCGCAAAGCTGCTGATCAGGGCATCGCAGTTCCCGCAATTGATGCAGCACCGCTCTCCGCCCTGACCAATGCGGAAGAACTGAACCTCATGAAACTCATGGACCAGTTCGCAGATGTTGCTGAAAACGCAGGTAAGAACATGAGCCCGCACGTAATCAGCTACTACCTGCGCGACCTCGCCAGCGCCCTGCACAGGTTCTACAGCATGCACCACATCCTTTCTGCTGAAGAAGATGTTATCGCGGCAAGACTGGTTCTGCTGCAGGCAGTTGCAAGAACACTTGCCAACGGCCTGAGCCTGCTTGGTGTTTCCGCTCCCGAAAGCATGTAA
- a CDS encoding SAM-dependent chlorinase/fluorinase encodes MSRTIALLTDFGLDDPYVGQMKGVLAGLAPDSRIIDVSHGVEPFCISQGAFFLSGAMEHFPKDTVFITVIDPGVGSARRIIAAEFGGQVVLAPDNGVLELAEARFSGTMIVTDLSEAASKIHSSATFHGRDIFAPLAASIANGISLGSLGPKLPLREIVRTGINKPVWLADGVNATILHKDRFGNIVLNIPDTQTLPERMCIPEDQLLSGNDDGCVKRVCCYAELETGATGLLAGSQGYYELALNRGAASEMLGLEPGDVLTLKF; translated from the coding sequence ATGAGCAGAACAATTGCGCTTTTGACTGATTTCGGACTTGATGATCCTTACGTGGGCCAGATGAAAGGAGTGCTGGCTGGTCTGGCACCCGACTCACGGATAATAGACGTCAGCCACGGAGTGGAGCCGTTTTGTATATCGCAGGGCGCATTTTTTCTTTCCGGGGCGATGGAACATTTCCCGAAGGATACAGTCTTCATCACTGTAATCGACCCCGGCGTCGGCAGTGCCCGCCGGATCATCGCTGCAGAGTTCGGGGGGCAGGTTGTGCTTGCTCCTGACAATGGAGTCCTTGAACTGGCTGAAGCCCGTTTTTCCGGAACAATGATTGTTACCGATCTCAGCGAAGCAGCTTCCAAGATTCACAGCTCTGCAACCTTTCATGGTCGTGATATCTTTGCGCCGTTGGCTGCATCCATAGCAAACGGAATCTCACTGGGATCCCTCGGCCCCAAGCTTCCCCTGCGTGAAATTGTACGTACCGGAATCAACAAACCCGTCTGGCTTGCGGACGGAGTAAATGCAACCATTCTGCACAAAGACCGTTTCGGTAATATTGTGTTGAATATTCCCGATACCCAGACCCTGCCCGAGCGCATGTGTATCCCCGAAGATCAGTTACTCTCCGGCAATGATGACGGTTGCGTAAAGCGGGTCTGCTGCTACGCAGAGCTTGAAACAGGGGCCACCGGGCTTTTAGCCGGAAGCCAAGGCTATTACGAGTTGGCCCTTAACCGCGGAGCAGCTTCGGAAATGCTAGGCCTTGAGCCGGGGGATGTTTTGACTTTGAAGTTTTGA
- a CDS encoding YitT family protein → MAPYKGEIELDAVVSRFQRLSYTIPWNIGLLSLGSFLTALAIKAVIIPNAFLPSGISGLALLGYYIFPSLSSGAWVFLLNVPVFLVGWFFISRRFFLYSLYGMVTMSIFIDLVPWTVAFDDKWLAVLAGGVVLGLGSGISLRSLGSTGGIGILQILARDKLGIKVGQFSMGFNAVVLGVGTIWLDLNAVLYSLAMIYVAAAAIDAVQRLFNQRKMVLIITAFPEDVSGAIMTKLGRGTTLLNAKGGYTRQDKTVILTVVDSFRLKRLEATIFTIDPAAFVIIESTFSVLGKGFSVPR, encoded by the coding sequence ATGGCGCCATACAAAGGAGAAATTGAATTGGACGCAGTTGTCAGCCGTTTTCAAAGGCTAAGTTATACTATCCCGTGGAATATCGGATTGTTGAGTCTCGGTTCTTTCCTTACCGCTTTGGCTATCAAGGCGGTGATTATTCCCAATGCATTTTTGCCCAGCGGCATATCCGGACTTGCTTTGCTGGGGTATTATATTTTCCCTTCCCTCTCTTCCGGGGCTTGGGTTTTCCTGCTTAACGTGCCTGTTTTTCTTGTGGGCTGGTTTTTCATAAGCAGGCGTTTTTTCCTCTACAGCCTCTATGGCATGGTTACCATGAGTATATTCATTGATCTGGTGCCTTGGACGGTTGCGTTTGACGACAAGTGGCTGGCCGTACTTGCGGGAGGGGTGGTGCTGGGCCTTGGGTCCGGTATCTCCCTGCGTTCACTGGGCTCAACGGGCGGTATCGGCATCCTGCAGATTCTGGCCCGTGACAAGCTTGGAATCAAGGTCGGGCAGTTTTCCATGGGGTTTAACGCAGTGGTGCTGGGTGTAGGAACCATCTGGCTGGACCTCAATGCAGTGCTTTACTCGCTGGCGATGATCTATGTTGCAGCAGCGGCAATTGACGCGGTGCAGCGCCTTTTTAACCAACGGAAGATGGTCCTGATTATCACAGCCTTTCCGGAAGACGTCTCCGGGGCCATCATGACTAAGCTTGGACGCGGGACAACACTGCTTAATGCCAAGGGCGGCTATACCCGGCAGGATAAGACAGTTATCCTGACCGTGGTCGATTCCTTCAGGCTTAAGCGGCTTGAGGCCACAATTTTTACAATTGATCCGGCAGCTTTTGTCATAATTGAATCAACTTTCAGCGTACTCGGAAAAGGTTTTTCCGTGCCGAGGTAG
- a CDS encoding DMT family transporter: protein MNEKSKAVLLMAATALIWSSGGLAIKLVDWNPMAITGVRSALAALTLAMLFRGRLKFGFSLVQLGAAAGYAGLLITNVAATKLTTSANAILLAYTAPVYVALLAPWFLKERTSRSDWIFIAVTVGGMVLFFLDKLSPSGLWGNIIAVVTGISYAIFTLCMRAQKSSSPLESVIMGHLLTACCGLPFMFSAIPSAESWMGLIYLGIFQQGISLALYTWAIKRLGALEAILIMTLEPIFNPILVAVGYGEIPGKWAIIGGMVVILSVTMRGVWPLLKKNPGS from the coding sequence TTGAACGAAAAATCCAAGGCTGTTCTTCTCATGGCTGCCACGGCCCTGATCTGGAGTTCCGGTGGGCTTGCTATCAAGCTGGTGGACTGGAACCCCATGGCTATTACCGGGGTGCGCAGTGCTTTGGCCGCCTTGACGCTCGCAATGCTGTTCCGGGGCCGTTTGAAATTCGGATTTTCACTTGTACAGTTGGGAGCGGCGGCAGGGTATGCCGGACTGCTGATCACCAACGTTGCCGCCACCAAACTGACCACCTCCGCCAATGCCATTCTGCTGGCCTACACTGCTCCGGTCTATGTGGCGTTGCTCGCCCCATGGTTCCTCAAAGAGAGAACCAGTCGCAGCGATTGGATTTTCATAGCTGTCACCGTTGGCGGGATGGTTTTATTCTTCCTTGATAAGCTTTCTCCCAGTGGACTTTGGGGTAACATTATCGCCGTAGTCACCGGTATTTCCTACGCTATATTCACCCTTTGCATGAGAGCCCAGAAATCTTCCTCCCCGCTGGAATCAGTGATTATGGGGCATCTGCTAACCGCGTGTTGTGGCTTGCCTTTCATGTTCAGCGCTATCCCCTCAGCTGAAAGCTGGATGGGGCTTATCTATCTGGGCATTTTTCAACAGGGTATATCCCTCGCACTATACACATGGGCTATCAAGCGTCTTGGTGCACTGGAAGCAATCCTGATCATGACCCTCGAGCCGATCTTCAATCCGATTCTGGTAGCTGTCGGCTACGGCGAGATTCCCGGGAAATGGGCCATCATTGGCGGGATGGTGGTGATTTTGTCGGTTACGATGCGCGGGGTGTGGCCGTTACTAAAAAAGAACCCCGGTAGTTAA
- a CDS encoding SPOR domain-containing protein translates to MAAPRKKKTAPAQEKTFTFTFTMPEVIGLCAGAVAALCAFFVLGILLGRGYQPEKDVPEIAMMLPSQSNASGEVKGGVLKPEELEYIDQLKKKPEPAVTPEVQKEEPKKEAVKAETKASPAKEAEPAKTEQPAPKAEAQVTAKAAEVKQAEPEPPVEIDNPVEVDQPQYIYVYQAASFGDNARAQGFANKLISNGLESYVESGKSGTRTWYRVFVRHTGTPDSTTAMKKVLAKYGIKKPLLKSKKAI, encoded by the coding sequence ATGGCTGCACCCAGAAAAAAGAAGACCGCTCCCGCTCAGGAAAAGACATTCACCTTTACCTTCACCATGCCCGAAGTAATCGGGCTGTGTGCCGGGGCTGTTGCAGCCTTGTGCGCCTTCTTTGTGCTGGGGATTCTCCTGGGTCGGGGTTACCAGCCTGAAAAGGATGTACCCGAAATCGCCATGATGCTGCCCAGCCAGAGCAATGCTTCCGGGGAAGTGAAAGGCGGAGTGCTCAAGCCCGAAGAACTGGAATACATTGACCAGCTCAAGAAAAAGCCTGAACCTGCTGTAACGCCTGAAGTACAAAAAGAAGAGCCGAAGAAGGAAGCAGTCAAAGCCGAAACCAAAGCCTCTCCGGCAAAAGAGGCTGAACCGGCTAAAACAGAACAGCCTGCCCCCAAAGCAGAAGCTCAAGTGACGGCAAAGGCTGCTGAAGTTAAGCAGGCCGAACCGGAACCTCCGGTGGAAATAGATAATCCCGTGGAAGTGGATCAGCCGCAGTACATCTATGTGTATCAGGCTGCATCCTTCGGTGATAATGCACGAGCACAGGGCTTTGCCAACAAGCTCATCTCCAACGGACTCGAATCTTATGTTGAGTCCGGAAAGAGCGGCACCCGTACATGGTACCGTGTTTTTGTCCGCCATACCGGAACGCCGGATTCCACCACTGCAATGAAAAAAGTGCTCGCCAAGTACGGCATCAAGAAACCGCTGCTTAAGAGCAAGAAAGCGATTTAA
- a CDS encoding response regulator — MSVEKILVVEDHNDTIELLKYNLTSSGYEVVTAMDGHKALDQARNENPDLILLDLMLPGIDGLEVCRRLKQEAGTQHIPVIMLTAKGEEVDRVVGLELGVDDYIVKPFSPRELVLRVKAVLRRSTELPETRRPGKWSREGLSVDFEAHTVECDGDLVALTATEFKLFSELLQHEGKVRTRDHLLDTVWDTHFEGYSRTVDTHIRRLRQKLGPYADYIETVRGVGYRFKHS; from the coding sequence GTGTCAGTTGAGAAAATACTGGTTGTTGAAGACCATAATGATACTATTGAATTGTTGAAGTACAACCTTACCTCTTCCGGTTACGAGGTTGTAACCGCCATGGACGGTCACAAAGCCCTTGATCAGGCTAGAAATGAAAACCCGGACCTGATCCTGCTGGATCTCATGCTGCCCGGTATTGACGGGCTTGAAGTCTGCCGCAGGCTTAAGCAGGAAGCAGGTACCCAGCATATCCCGGTGATAATGCTCACAGCCAAGGGAGAGGAAGTGGATCGGGTTGTAGGGCTTGAACTCGGTGTGGACGATTATATCGTCAAACCGTTCAGCCCCCGTGAACTTGTTCTCAGGGTCAAGGCCGTATTGCGCCGCAGTACTGAACTGCCAGAGACCCGCCGTCCCGGAAAATGGAGCCGTGAAGGTCTTTCCGTGGATTTTGAAGCCCACACCGTAGAATGTGACGGTGATCTTGTGGCGTTGACTGCTACCGAGTTCAAGCTCTTTTCCGAACTCCTGCAGCACGAAGGCAAGGTGCGCACCCGTGACCACCTGCTGGATACTGTCTGGGATACCCATTTTGAGGGTTACTCCAGAACAGTGGATACCCATATCCGCAGGCTGCGCCAGAAGCTCGGACCCTACGCAGATTACATAGAGACTGTGCGTGGTGTAGGCTACCGTTTCAAGCATTCCTAA
- a CDS encoding ATP-binding protein: MKFSIKSKLFIAVCLTAAICVSLPLGFAYHLLRADLMLDSQDSVREKMELARRIYRKSDGAGVQSRVDAVSGMLGTEVGYISVDGKNSVQPSWAVGDSISLNDAQIRNAEGSQPGLQLQEDPLDGKEFMLGAVKVAQGLESPAGYLVIKEFLHGPEERMGMILKVFFWALPIVALVCYGVIRFVTMQLSSSVESMVRTAEAVGQGNYKRRIRTFPDKEFIPLANSINWMAARIDEHVSTITGQRNKIQAVFNGMWDGVMVLDGSCRIQSVNRALEEIFPGIQNGLDRTPLEIIPSPDLYDACREVVGPEGPEATTVQVVLPNGRVYDVNIVRSPHTSEPGQGPGVIAVFHDISEIKRLETVRQDFVANVSHELRTPLTSVKGYAETLLSDPPPPESIQKNFLATIEKNANHMCKIVDDLLNLSRLESGHEKVELKPIDPTDALREAWEACSGLAEKRKVDLKRSFEKGDFTVMADSGQLMQLFRNLLENGIKYGPEENPVIVEHRVEGDRLQLAVIDSGPGIPAADQPRIFERFYSVEKFRRNEFGSTGLGLAISRHIVSNHGGEIFVQCPPDGHRQGTAFVFSLPLMQAAN, translated from the coding sequence TTGAAATTTTCAATCAAGAGCAAGCTCTTTATCGCAGTGTGTCTGACTGCTGCTATCTGCGTCAGTCTGCCGCTGGGATTTGCCTATCATCTGCTGAGGGCGGACCTGATGCTGGATTCACAGGACAGCGTGCGCGAAAAAATGGAGCTGGCCAGACGGATCTATAGAAAGAGTGACGGTGCCGGAGTGCAGAGCCGGGTTGATGCGGTGTCCGGCATGCTGGGAACAGAGGTCGGTTATATTTCCGTCGACGGTAAAAACTCCGTACAGCCCTCATGGGCTGTCGGGGATTCCATTTCATTGAATGATGCTCAAATCAGGAATGCGGAAGGCAGTCAGCCCGGTTTGCAGTTGCAGGAAGATCCTCTGGACGGCAAGGAGTTCATGCTGGGTGCTGTCAAAGTCGCCCAAGGTTTGGAGTCTCCCGCCGGTTATCTGGTAATTAAGGAATTTCTGCACGGGCCTGAAGAAAGAATGGGCATGATCCTTAAAGTGTTTTTCTGGGCACTGCCCATTGTGGCACTGGTTTGTTACGGGGTTATCCGTTTTGTGACCATGCAGCTCAGTTCGTCGGTGGAGTCCATGGTCAGGACTGCCGAGGCCGTAGGGCAGGGAAACTATAAGCGCAGGATCAGGACCTTTCCGGACAAGGAGTTCATTCCGCTTGCAAATTCTATCAATTGGATGGCTGCACGTATTGATGAGCATGTCAGCACCATTACCGGACAGAGGAACAAAATTCAGGCTGTGTTTAACGGTATGTGGGATGGGGTTATGGTTCTGGACGGCAGCTGTCGTATCCAGAGTGTGAACCGGGCCTTAGAAGAAATTTTTCCCGGTATTCAGAATGGGTTGGACCGCACCCCTCTGGAAATTATCCCCAGTCCTGATCTTTATGATGCATGCAGGGAAGTGGTTGGCCCGGAAGGGCCGGAGGCCACAACAGTACAGGTGGTCCTGCCTAATGGTCGGGTTTACGATGTGAATATCGTCCGCTCTCCGCATACTTCAGAGCCGGGACAGGGACCGGGAGTGATTGCCGTATTTCATGACATAAGTGAAATTAAACGTTTGGAGACTGTGCGTCAGGATTTCGTAGCCAACGTGTCCCACGAATTGCGCACACCGCTTACGTCTGTAAAAGGTTATGCTGAGACCCTGCTTTCCGATCCTCCGCCACCGGAATCGATACAGAAGAATTTTCTGGCAACTATTGAGAAGAATGCCAACCACATGTGCAAGATTGTTGATGACCTGCTTAACCTCTCAAGGCTCGAAAGCGGGCACGAAAAGGTTGAGCTTAAGCCTATTGATCCCACAGATGCATTGCGTGAAGCATGGGAGGCCTGTTCCGGTCTGGCCGAAAAAAGAAAGGTCGATCTCAAGCGCAGTTTTGAAAAAGGTGATTTCACTGTAATGGCTGATTCCGGTCAGCTCATGCAGTTGTTCAGGAATTTACTGGAGAACGGTATCAAATACGGGCCGGAGGAGAATCCGGTTATTGTTGAACACCGTGTAGAAGGTGATCGTTTGCAGCTTGCGGTAATTGATTCCGGTCCGGGTATTCCCGCAGCGGATCAGCCGCGCATCTTTGAGCGGTTTTATTCCGTGGAAAAATTCAGGCGTAATGAGTTCGGGTCTACCGGACTCGGACTCGCTATTTCACGGCACATCGTTTCCAATCACGGCGGAGAAATATTCGTGCAATGCCCTCCTGACGGTCATAGACAAGGCACAGCCTTTGTTTTCTCCCTGCCTCTTATGCAAGCTGCTAATTGA
- a CDS encoding RHS repeat-associated core domain-containing protein: MKDFNSYRMVLRPRSEITIGLVLYGENEPPEMQLENLWKITDLSTGEELTEPKIDFSDFSKGDIMYPSMMKPEVKRRWDQKQYEQEEAKASFAKLKRMIHARFMEQNPDLPLVQNLKQTTYGNEIQNEFKKLVSIRRSMLNPGSPQTGTGKSIHDELERDNVDINEIANEVLQFLTPEPENIYALMAVNRDKNLRIEDKLLVSSESTHVLEYGYDEGGRLQAVKYCGEPVEIYHYNQLGQRIFSQVAGGEKLEYQYNELRQLDRAGDTAYVYDHDGNLSEKESPEGVTKYEYLETGQLCAVRLPNGTHIEYHFDERGFRAAKHINGKLVQRYLWKDLTTLAAIKDAEGISRFHYNEHGRCMGMERNGQAALFATDQLGSIFSIADSSGKSVQEVLYDSFGRQILNSAPEEELLLGFAGGLYDSDTGLIHFGYREYDPTIGRFISPDPLGYAGGDVDVYGYCLDDPVNFVDPLGLRSHNGMHGAFGGGNIGGRAKSSLGSNRSKKQGL, encoded by the coding sequence ATGAAAGATTTCAACAGCTACCGGATGGTGCTCAGACCGCGTAGTGAAATTACAATCGGATTGGTGCTTTATGGTGAAAACGAACCGCCGGAAATGCAGCTCGAAAACCTCTGGAAAATAACTGACCTCAGCACAGGTGAAGAACTTACCGAACCAAAGATTGATTTCTCCGATTTTTCCAAAGGAGACATCATGTACCCCTCCATGATGAAACCGGAGGTCAAGCGCAGATGGGATCAGAAGCAATACGAGCAGGAAGAAGCAAAGGCTTCCTTTGCCAAGCTGAAACGCATGATCCATGCCCGGTTTATGGAACAGAACCCTGATCTGCCTTTGGTGCAAAATTTAAAACAGACTACCTACGGCAACGAAATCCAGAACGAGTTCAAAAAACTTGTCAGTATCCGAAGGTCCATGCTTAACCCCGGAAGCCCGCAAACAGGCACAGGGAAATCAATCCATGATGAGTTGGAACGAGACAATGTGGATATTAATGAAATCGCCAATGAAGTCCTCCAATTCCTGACCCCGGAACCAGAAAATATCTATGCGCTGATGGCAGTGAACAGGGATAAAAACCTGCGGATCGAAGACAAACTGCTGGTATCATCAGAATCCACCCATGTCCTTGAATACGGATATGATGAAGGAGGACGCCTGCAGGCTGTGAAGTACTGCGGCGAACCTGTGGAAATCTACCATTACAACCAATTGGGGCAGCGGATATTCTCTCAGGTCGCAGGCGGAGAAAAACTGGAATACCAATATAACGAACTGAGGCAACTCGACCGCGCCGGAGACACTGCATATGTTTACGATCATGATGGCAACCTTTCCGAAAAGGAATCACCCGAAGGCGTAACCAAGTACGAATACCTCGAAACAGGCCAACTCTGCGCAGTGCGCCTGCCAAATGGAACCCACATTGAATATCATTTTGATGAGCGCGGCTTCAGGGCAGCCAAGCACATCAACGGCAAGCTCGTCCAGCGCTACCTGTGGAAGGATCTGACCACCCTTGCAGCAATAAAAGATGCAGAGGGCATCAGTAGATTCCATTACAATGAGCACGGACGCTGCATGGGAATGGAACGCAACGGTCAGGCCGCACTCTTTGCAACCGATCAACTAGGCAGCATCTTTAGCATTGCAGATTCATCAGGAAAAAGTGTACAGGAAGTTCTATATGATTCTTTCGGCAGACAGATACTGAACAGTGCTCCCGAAGAGGAGCTACTGCTCGGATTCGCCGGAGGTCTCTATGATTCCGATACCGGGCTGATCCACTTCGGATACCGCGAGTACGATCCGACTATCGGCAGGTTCATTTCTCCTGATCCGCTGGGCTATGCTGGCGGGGATGTGGATGTTTACGGTTATTGTCTGGATGATCCGGTTAACTTTGTTGATCCACTTGGATTGAGATCGCATAACGGCATGCATGGTGCCTTCGGCGGCGGGAATATTGGTGGCAGAGCCAAGTCATCCCTTGGATCTAACAGAAGCAAAAAACAAGGACTCTGA